One genomic window of Bartonella sp. JB63 includes the following:
- a CDS encoding electron transfer flavoprotein subunit alpha/FixB family protein, with amino-acid sequence MAILLLAEHNNHSLAEETAKALTAAQLISNNIDILVCGMKVHGVAENCSQLFGVRQVLVAESDYLAHQLAEPIAATIFEQANNYDVIMTASTTTGKNVMPRVAALLDLMQISDIIAVVAPDTFKRPIYAGNAIETVRTNDRQKIITVRTASFPPTPKANNAAPIKTITPAPNPNLSFFVKEEINKSDRPDLTSARIIVSGGRGLGSKEQFKTLLFPLATKLGAALGASRAAVDAGYAPNDWQIGQTGKVVAPKLYIAIGISGAIQHLAGIMDAQTIVAINNDEKAPIMHIADYALIGDLHHIIPELEKAL; translated from the coding sequence ATGGCAATTCTTTTATTAGCTGAACACAATAACCATTCTTTAGCAGAAGAAACCGCAAAAGCTCTCACTGCTGCTCAATTAATTAGTAATAATATCGACATTCTGGTTTGCGGAATGAAGGTTCATGGTGTTGCTGAAAACTGTTCTCAATTGTTTGGCGTCCGACAAGTACTTGTTGCCGAATCTGATTATTTAGCGCATCAATTAGCTGAACCTATAGCAGCAACAATTTTTGAACAAGCTAACAATTATGACGTTATCATGACAGCTTCAACAACCACTGGAAAAAATGTCATGCCACGCGTCGCTGCTCTTCTTGATCTTATGCAAATCTCAGATATTATCGCTGTTGTCGCACCTGATACCTTCAAACGACCAATTTATGCAGGTAACGCTATTGAAACCGTGCGTACAAATGATCGTCAAAAAATTATAACAGTGCGTACAGCTTCTTTCCCACCAACCCCCAAAGCGAATAATGCTGCTCCTATTAAGACAATAACACCAGCTCCTAACCCAAATCTTTCTTTTTTTGTAAAAGAAGAAATAAACAAAAGTGATCGTCCGGATCTTACTTCAGCACGCATTATTGTATCAGGTGGACGAGGTCTCGGTTCAAAAGAACAGTTTAAAACACTACTTTTTCCCCTTGCAACCAAGCTTGGTGCTGCTTTAGGAGCAAGCCGAGCAGCCGTCGATGCAGGCTACGCTCCTAATGATTGGCAAATCGGACAAACAGGAAAAGTTGTTGCTCCTAAACTCTATATTGCTATTGGTATATCTGGTGCTATTCAACATCTAGCTGGAATAATGGATGCACAAACCATTGTTGCTATTAATAATGATGAGAAAGCTCCCATTATGCATATTGCTGATTATGCTCTTATAGGTGATCTTCATCATATTATTCCTGAATTGGAAAAAGCTTTGTAA
- a CDS encoding electron transfer flavoprotein subunit beta/FixA family protein, whose product MKIIVAVKRVVDHNIKIRVKSDSTGVDLSHVRMSMNPFDEIAVEEAIKQKEAGKISEIILVSIGPEAAQETLRTGLAMGADRAILVKTDEILEPLAIAKILKVIILEEKPDMVFLGKQAIDDECNQTGQMLAGLLGWGQATFASCLNIENRQAQITREVDNGTQTICLPLPMVMTVDLQLNEPRYTSLPNIIKAKKKPIEQKDITNLGVDTQKRLTILSVEEPQPRQTGIKVANVTELISVLKKTNCI is encoded by the coding sequence ATGAAAATAATTGTCGCTGTCAAACGTGTTGTTGATCACAATATCAAAATACGTGTTAAATCTGATAGCACAGGTGTCGATTTATCCCATGTTAGAATGTCTATGAATCCTTTTGATGAAATAGCCGTAGAAGAAGCAATTAAACAAAAAGAAGCTGGAAAAATTTCAGAAATTATTCTTGTTTCAATTGGACCAGAAGCAGCGCAAGAAACCTTACGAACAGGACTTGCAATGGGAGCTGATCGCGCTATTCTCGTAAAAACTGATGAAATACTCGAACCTTTAGCAATTGCCAAAATTTTAAAAGTTATTATTCTTGAAGAAAAACCAGATATGGTCTTTTTAGGGAAACAAGCCATTGATGATGAATGCAATCAAACTGGCCAAATGCTTGCAGGCCTTCTTGGTTGGGGACAAGCAACTTTTGCTTCATGTTTAAACATAGAAAATAGACAAGCTCAAATCACCCGAGAAGTAGATAACGGTACACAAACTATTTGCCTCCCTCTTCCCATGGTTATGACTGTCGATTTGCAGCTCAATGAACCACGCTACACCTCCCTTCCTAATATTATAAAAGCTAAAAAGAAACCTATCGAGCAAAAAGATATTACGAATCTTGGCGTAGATACGCAAAAGCGTCTTACAATACTTAGTGTTGAAGAACCCCAACCCCGCCAAACTGGTATAAAAGTAGCAAATGTAACTGAGCTTATTAGTGTACTCAAGAAAACAAATTGCATTTAA
- a CDS encoding sulfite exporter TauE/SafE family protein — MSIYLPIAELSLSMLILISMGAVVGFFSGLFGIGGGFLITPLLIFYNIPPTIAVGTGANQVIASSVTGAITHFKRRTLDIRLGILLVIGGGIGSLIGIQIFSLLRKLGQLDFIISLLYIFLLGSIGSLMMVESLCAMMRQRKEKTPTTHSPSYYNWIDRLPFKIHFQASMICVSIIPVLIIGFVVGLLSSIMGVGGGFITVPALIYLLRVPTSVVVGTSLFQMTFVSAFTTVLQSVSNQSVDIVLAFLLTIGGGIGAQYGVRAGQKLKAEQLRMALAFLVIVVCMRLAFQLFIRPDNLFSLVILMR, encoded by the coding sequence GTGAGTATTTATTTACCGATTGCTGAATTGTCACTGAGTATGCTGATTTTAATTAGCATGGGGGCGGTCGTTGGTTTTTTTTCAGGCCTTTTTGGAATTGGTGGTGGTTTTTTAATTACGCCTTTATTGATTTTCTATAATATCCCTCCCACCATCGCTGTTGGAACAGGAGCTAATCAGGTAATCGCATCATCTGTAACGGGAGCAATTACGCATTTTAAACGACGTACTCTTGATATTAGACTTGGTATTCTTTTGGTGATTGGAGGGGGAATTGGGTCTTTGATCGGGATTCAAATTTTTTCTCTTCTTAGAAAATTAGGTCAGTTAGATTTTATTATTTCACTTCTTTATATCTTCCTTCTTGGCAGTATTGGGAGTTTGATGATGGTCGAAAGTTTATGTGCTATGATGCGACAACGCAAAGAAAAAACCCCCACTACTCACTCTCCTAGTTATTATAATTGGATCGATCGATTGCCGTTTAAAATTCATTTTCAAGCATCGATGATTTGTGTAAGTATTATTCCAGTTTTAATAATTGGTTTTGTCGTTGGGTTATTGTCTTCTATTATGGGAGTTGGTGGGGGCTTCATTACAGTGCCGGCACTTATTTACCTTTTACGCGTTCCAACCAGTGTGGTGGTTGGAACTTCACTTTTTCAGATGACATTCGTATCAGCTTTTACCACTGTTTTGCAAAGTGTAAGTAACCAGTCAGTTGATATTGTTTTAGCTTTCTTACTTACGATTGGAGGCGGAATTGGAGCCCAATACGGGGTACGGGCTGGACAAAAATTAAAAGCAGAACAATTACGTATGGCACTTGCGTTTCTTGTCATAGTTGTATGTATGCGTTTAGCTTTCCAGTTATTTATACGCCCTGATAATCTTTTTTCTCTTGTTATTCTTATGAGATGA
- a CDS encoding TIGR02186 family protein — protein MGKLFLLFIMVSWFCLIPFSMKAQGSKEIVSEEKEVVQIIVTTNTITVGANFSGHDLYIAGVLENMNPLFRQQNRYDVIVSLEGQTRSMIVLEKKRKAGMWINADCVTFKNAPLFYSMVTTRAIDNITDAESYKRLGLGLSYFFLSTDEEDQEKIRSFRNELIKLQKAKNLYHEGVGGVYFGSGSLFTAHFQLPANVPVGRYHVNAYLFRDGQYISSATTTLEIVKAYVAYTIFHEARKHSFWYGIVAVLVAMATGFLCRFAFRKD, from the coding sequence ATGGGTAAATTATTCCTCTTATTTATCATGGTAAGTTGGTTTTGTCTTATTCCTTTTTCTATGAAAGCACAGGGCAGTAAAGAAATTGTCTCAGAAGAGAAAGAGGTTGTTCAAATTATTGTTACAACAAATACGATCACAGTTGGCGCAAATTTTTCTGGTCATGATCTTTATATTGCTGGCGTTTTAGAAAATATGAATCCTTTATTCCGCCAACAAAATCGTTACGATGTTATTGTTAGTTTAGAAGGACAAACCCGATCGATGATTGTGCTAGAAAAAAAACGTAAGGCAGGAATGTGGATTAATGCAGATTGCGTGACTTTTAAAAACGCTCCTTTATTTTATTCAATGGTAACAACCCGTGCAATCGATAATATCACTGATGCTGAGAGTTATAAGCGTTTGGGTTTAGGGTTATCTTATTTTTTTCTTTCAACTGATGAAGAAGATCAAGAAAAAATACGAAGCTTTCGTAATGAGTTAATAAAGTTACAGAAAGCTAAAAACCTCTATCATGAAGGAGTTGGTGGTGTGTATTTTGGTTCTGGTTCACTGTTTACGGCACATTTTCAATTACCGGCAAATGTTCCTGTTGGGCGTTATCATGTGAATGCTTATCTTTTCCGTGATGGGCAATATATAAGTAGTGCGACAACCACTCTTGAAATTGTTAAAGCATATGTTGCTTATACAATTTTTCATGAAGCACGCAAACACAGTTTTTGGTATGGAATCGTTGCAGTACTTGTCGCTATGGCTACAGGGTTTTTATGTCGTTTTGCTTTTCGGAAAGACTAG
- the xseA gene encoding exodeoxyribonuclease VII large subunit, with translation MDLFIEKSVATNVAEFSVSEIAGALKRVVEEKFGYVRVRGEISGYRGVHASGHAYFALKDDKARLEAVIWRGVIEKLQFPPEEGMEVVAVGKLTTYQGSSKYQIIIETLEPTGVGALMTLLENRKKKLADEGLFDDAKKKTLPYMPRIIGVVTSPTGAVIRDIIHRISDRFPLHILIWPVRVQGETSGREVAAAIAGFNALSLDGVLSKPDLIIVARGGGSLEDLWGFNDEAVVRAVSASAIPIISAVGHETDWTLIDYVADWRAPTPTGAAERAVPVKFDLETQLASLSLRFRIGLARYFSFYKQKLSAVVRGFPTVDQLFSLPRRSFDEISSRLQRALCVNYDKKRFYFYTFAIRLSPRLLNTETAQQNTKEYTVRLHQAFLRSIEKQRTQIEMTFRLLKNTSYQSILERGFVLALGQENKPIKRLVQFPRTGQVSLQFFDGEINVSTCNSAFKQFPKSKRLKNQKDDQGTLF, from the coding sequence ATGGATTTGTTTATTGAAAAATCAGTGGCAACGAATGTAGCGGAATTTAGTGTTTCTGAAATAGCGGGAGCTTTAAAGCGTGTTGTTGAAGAAAAGTTTGGTTATGTACGAGTGCGTGGCGAAATATCAGGTTATCGGGGTGTACACGCTTCAGGGCATGCCTATTTTGCTTTAAAAGACGATAAAGCTCGATTAGAGGCTGTTATTTGGCGAGGTGTTATAGAAAAACTCCAGTTTCCTCCTGAGGAAGGGATGGAAGTGGTTGCTGTGGGTAAGTTAACAACTTATCAAGGATCATCGAAATATCAAATTATTATTGAAACTCTTGAGCCAACAGGAGTTGGCGCTTTGATGACTCTTTTAGAAAATCGTAAGAAGAAGCTTGCAGATGAGGGATTGTTTGATGATGCAAAGAAAAAAACTTTGCCTTATATGCCTCGAATTATAGGAGTTGTGACATCACCAACAGGAGCTGTTATCCGTGATATTATTCATCGTATATCGGATCGTTTTCCTTTACATATTTTGATTTGGCCTGTACGGGTACAAGGAGAAACCAGTGGTCGAGAAGTCGCTGCTGCTATTGCTGGGTTTAATGCGTTATCTTTAGATGGTGTTTTATCTAAACCTGATCTTATTATTGTTGCACGTGGTGGGGGCAGTTTAGAAGACTTATGGGGATTTAATGACGAAGCAGTTGTTCGCGCTGTTAGTGCATCTGCTATTCCAATTATTTCTGCAGTTGGGCATGAAACAGACTGGACTCTTATTGATTATGTTGCTGATTGGCGGGCACCTACTCCTACAGGAGCAGCAGAAAGAGCTGTACCAGTTAAATTTGATCTTGAAACACAATTAGCATCACTTAGTTTACGCTTTCGTATAGGATTGGCGCGTTATTTTAGTTTTTATAAACAAAAATTATCTGCTGTTGTACGAGGTTTTCCTACTGTCGATCAGTTATTTTCCTTACCAAGGCGTAGCTTTGATGAAATTTCAAGTCGTTTGCAACGTGCTCTTTGTGTTAACTATGATAAAAAACGTTTTTATTTTTATACATTTGCTATCCGATTGTCTCCACGTTTGTTGAATACTGAAACAGCACAACAAAATACAAAAGAGTATACTGTACGTCTTCATCAAGCTTTTTTACGTAGTATTGAAAAACAACGCACTCAAATAGAGATGACATTTAGGCTTTTAAAAAATACATCTTATCAAAGTATTCTAGAGCGTGGTTTTGTTTTAGCTTTAGGGCAAGAAAATAAACCAATTAAACGATTAGTTCAGTTTCCTAGAACAGGACAGGTAAGCTTACAATTTTTTGATGGCGAAATTAATGTTTCAACCTGTAATTCTGCTTTTAAGCAATTTCCAAAATCTAAGCGATTAAAGAATCAGAAAGATGATCAAGGGACGCTTTTTTAA
- a CDS encoding DNA-3-methyladenine glycosylase I: MFGEGLLMGKDGKVRCSWAGTDPLYCAYHDHIWGKPVFDDRHLFKQICLEGFQAGLSWLTILRKISNFHHAFDYFDFEKIAHYDEEKIKTLMQDKGIIRHQGKIRSVTNNALKAKEIIAEWNSLSRYFWSFQPLQSERYEKIDLQRGKANYVTPESIRLSKDLKKRGWTFVGPITCYAFMQAVGIVNDHLEGCFCR; encoded by the coding sequence ATGTTTGGTGAAGGTCTTCTTATGGGTAAAGATGGAAAAGTTCGTTGTTCATGGGCAGGAACTGATCCACTTTATTGTGCTTATCATGATCATATATGGGGAAAACCTGTTTTTGATGATCGTCATCTATTTAAACAAATTTGTCTTGAAGGTTTTCAAGCAGGGCTTTCTTGGTTAACTATTTTAAGAAAAATATCCAATTTTCATCACGCTTTTGATTATTTTGATTTTGAAAAGATTGCACATTATGATGAAGAAAAAATAAAAACATTGATGCAAGATAAAGGCATTATTCGCCATCAAGGTAAAATTAGATCAGTGACCAATAATGCTCTTAAAGCAAAGGAAATTATAGCAGAATGGAATAGTTTATCCCGCTATTTTTGGTCTTTTCAGCCGCTACAGTCTGAACGATATGAGAAGATAGATTTGCAAAGGGGAAAAGCTAATTATGTAACACCTGAATCCATTCGTCTTTCCAAAGATTTAAAAAAGCGTGGTTGGACATTTGTTGGCCCTATTACTTGTTATGCTTTTATGCAAGCAGTGGGGATTGTTAATGATCATCTTGAAGGATGCTTTTGCCGATAA
- a CDS encoding ABC transporter substrate-binding protein: MNVKKKIFKVSCFFISALMSMNMFLQQTLAKTPVDTFVMAWNLDAISTFDPAQINDIYSHEIILNICSSLVDSFPDDGTKIVPNLAKSWDISGENNTIITFHLRDDLKFFDGRSASASDLVWSMKRVIKLDMAGAAVFKEYGITQQTVDAAIQALDEKTVVMKFDKPYPAELILSDIAANRVALLLDRETIMKHEKNGDIGNKYLTTHSACVGPYQLVSWRVGEAVLLDVNSHYWGEKPKLEKVLIRHVAEPSTQRLLLEKKDVDVARDLTVQILEDLQAKTDIRVEKVLLPGMFYWGFNMTHPILAHEKVRLAMRYLIDYEGLGKTVLKGIGIPRSSFMPIGALGALSEKEGLPFKLDLKKAKQLLTEAGYPNGFEISVLIGTSDVLQLIQSIQDNAAKVGIRLKINRLAGTQLFSKASTRAFETIILGWNSESLDPHTTAARIVYNPDNRFESRNTPYPSWQHGYFDEKMNQQVKDALFEKDHRKRAQRYVDLQLELMQKGPYAFLFQKYNVVAISPVIKKWVWNTVPRVFYNAIEK, encoded by the coding sequence ATGAATGTGAAAAAGAAAATATTTAAAGTGAGCTGTTTTTTCATTTCTGCTCTTATGTCTATGAACATGTTTTTGCAACAAACACTAGCAAAGACACCTGTTGACACGTTCGTGATGGCTTGGAATCTTGATGCAATCAGTACATTTGATCCAGCGCAAATAAATGATATTTATAGTCATGAAATTATTCTCAATATTTGTTCTAGTTTAGTTGATTCTTTCCCCGACGATGGAACTAAAATTGTTCCTAATTTAGCAAAGAGTTGGGATATTTCAGGGGAGAATAATACGATAATTACTTTTCATTTGCGGGATGATTTAAAGTTTTTTGATGGTCGATCTGCTAGCGCTAGTGATCTTGTTTGGAGTATGAAACGGGTTATTAAATTGGATATGGCAGGCGCAGCAGTATTTAAAGAGTATGGTATCACACAACAAACAGTCGATGCTGCTATTCAAGCACTAGATGAAAAAACTGTTGTGATGAAATTTGATAAACCATATCCAGCAGAGCTTATTCTTAGTGATATTGCCGCTAATCGTGTTGCTCTGTTGCTTGATCGTGAAACGATCATGAAACACGAAAAAAATGGTGATATAGGGAATAAATATCTAACAACTCATTCTGCTTGTGTTGGTCCCTATCAGTTAGTAAGCTGGCGTGTAGGCGAAGCAGTGTTGCTAGATGTTAATTCTCATTATTGGGGAGAGAAACCGAAACTCGAAAAAGTTTTGATCCGCCATGTTGCTGAGCCAAGTACGCAACGTTTGTTACTAGAAAAAAAAGATGTTGATGTAGCGCGTGATTTGACGGTGCAGATTTTAGAAGATCTTCAAGCAAAAACAGATATTAGGGTTGAAAAAGTATTGTTGCCAGGTATGTTTTATTGGGGATTTAATATGACGCATCCCATTTTAGCTCATGAAAAAGTGCGTTTGGCTATGCGTTATCTCATCGATTATGAGGGTCTCGGAAAGACAGTATTGAAGGGCATTGGTATTCCTCGTTCTAGTTTTATGCCTATCGGAGCTTTAGGTGCTTTAAGTGAAAAAGAAGGGTTGCCTTTTAAGCTTGATCTTAAAAAAGCTAAACAGCTTCTAACTGAAGCAGGTTATCCAAATGGATTTGAAATAAGTGTTCTTATAGGGACTTCTGATGTTTTACAGCTTATTCAATCTATTCAAGATAATGCAGCAAAGGTTGGGATTCGCCTTAAAATTAATCGTCTTGCAGGAACACAACTATTTTCAAAAGCTTCCACGCGCGCTTTTGAAACAATTATTCTGGGGTGGAATAGTGAATCTTTAGATCCTCATACAACAGCTGCACGGATTGTTTATAATCCTGATAATCGGTTTGAATCTAGGAATACACCTTACCCTAGTTGGCAACATGGATACTTTGATGAAAAGATGAATCAACAAGTTAAAGATGCTTTGTTTGAGAAGGATCACAGAAAACGAGCGCAAAGATATGTTGATTTACAGCTTGAACTTATGCAAAAAGGGCCTTACGCTTTTCTATTTCAAAAATATAATGTAGTAGCTATTTCACCTGTTATTAAAAAATGGGTTTGGAATACTGTCCCCCGTGTTTTCTATAATGCAATTGAAAAATAA
- a CDS encoding ABC transporter substrate-binding protein, producing MFKRIFAVLGLIAFFSGLMPIVLNASPKNTLVMAWNIDSITNFDPAQSVELVTSELLTNICSALVQYHPDNPTVIHPAMAQSWDVSDDGKKIIFHLRDDLKFDDGTVATAQDLAWSMQRVVKLELGYAQSLKDYGFTKDNVETNIQALDDKTLQMQFDKFYPLRLILTVIGQSYASALLDRRKLEIHAVNDDMGNKYLATHSACVGPYKLVRWIPGERVVLQATQHYWGGDPKIEKILILHVAESASQRFLLEKGVVDIARDLSSEDILDIEKQGGPITIRRVLRPRSVYLSLNNKNAIFANEKVRLAFRYLVDYDTLGKTVLKGIAIPRASYMPLGVPGALNEKEGVPFKLDLKKAKQLINEAGYLNGFKANLLIGSLTYMSSVAQTIQENAHKIGIELTIEKMSQAQLLSRVRGGNYDIAIMNWSTADPDGHASSWHHVFNPDPTFTKRYNMHLAWRAGYYDAKANKMVMDALFEEDKNKRLEQYRELQNYIFYHGPMAYLFQTYYTIGVGPKVKKWVWNSFRLYYNKAEKYIQSNDE from the coding sequence ATGTTTAAGAGAATTTTTGCTGTATTAGGATTAATTGCTTTTTTTAGTGGGCTAATGCCAATAGTACTGAATGCATCACCTAAAAATACATTGGTGATGGCATGGAATATTGATTCGATTACCAATTTTGATCCGGCACAATCAGTGGAACTGGTTACAAGTGAATTATTGACCAATATTTGCAGTGCATTAGTACAGTATCATCCAGATAACCCGACTGTAATTCACCCTGCTATGGCACAATCTTGGGATGTTTCAGATGATGGGAAAAAAATTATTTTTCATCTTCGTGATGATTTAAAATTTGATGATGGAACGGTAGCTACTGCACAAGATCTTGCTTGGTCAATGCAAAGGGTTGTTAAATTAGAATTGGGTTATGCTCAATCTTTAAAGGATTATGGATTTACTAAAGATAATGTTGAAACAAATATCCAAGCCCTCGATGATAAAACTTTACAAATGCAATTTGATAAATTCTATCCTCTCCGTCTTATATTGACTGTAATTGGGCAATCTTATGCTTCTGCTTTGCTTGATCGGAGAAAACTTGAAATACACGCTGTTAATGATGATATGGGAAATAAATATTTAGCTACTCATTCAGCTTGTGTTGGTCCCTATAAATTAGTGCGTTGGATTCCAGGAGAGCGAGTTGTTTTACAGGCAACCCAACATTATTGGGGAGGAGATCCAAAAATTGAGAAAATTTTAATACTTCATGTTGCTGAATCAGCAAGTCAAAGATTTCTTTTAGAAAAAGGAGTTGTAGATATAGCTCGTGATCTCTCTTCAGAGGATATACTGGATATTGAAAAACAAGGGGGCCCCATTACAATTCGTCGTGTTTTGCGTCCACGATCTGTTTATCTTTCATTGAATAATAAGAATGCAATTTTTGCTAATGAAAAAGTACGTTTGGCGTTTCGTTATCTAGTTGATTATGATACTCTTGGTAAAACTGTTTTAAAAGGGATTGCCATTCCTCGTGCAAGTTATATGCCATTAGGGGTGCCGGGTGCTTTGAATGAAAAAGAGGGTGTACCATTTAAATTGGATTTAAAAAAAGCAAAACAGTTAATCAATGAGGCGGGTTATTTAAATGGCTTTAAAGCCAATCTTTTAATTGGCAGTCTTACCTATATGTCATCTGTTGCGCAGACTATCCAAGAAAATGCACATAAGATTGGTATTGAACTTACCATTGAAAAAATGTCACAAGCTCAATTGTTAAGTCGGGTTCGTGGTGGAAATTATGATATTGCTATTATGAATTGGAGTACAGCTGATCCTGATGGACATGCATCTTCATGGCATCATGTTTTTAATCCTGATCCTACATTTACCAAACGTTACAATATGCATCTAGCTTGGCGGGCTGGTTATTATGATGCAAAGGCAAATAAAATGGTGATGGATGCTTTATTCGAGGAAGACAAAAATAAACGCCTTGAACAATATCGAGAACTACAGAATTATATTTTTTATCACGGTCCTATGGCTTATTTGTTCCAGACATATTATACTATTGGGGTAGGACCTAAAGTAAAAAAATGGGTTTGGAATAGCTTCAGACTTTATTATAATAAAGCTGAAAAATATATACAATCAAATGATGAATAG
- a CDS encoding ABC transporter permease, translating to MASSFSKINTILLPKQKNLYIWAFFFKVFKLLISVFITLIGLITITFFIGRLLPLDPVIAILGDNISQESYDKMFYKLGLDQPLIIQYWTYLQHIFLFDFGDALVSGRPILTDIMHVFPPTLELATVAIIIGTSFGIPFGVIAAMYRNSAIDYFLRFFTLFIYSTPTFWLGLIALLVFYNKLDWIGGPGRIDFIYEYSFEAKTGFFLLDTAMQGKWEAFGNAFSHIIMPALILAFGAMAYISRMTRGFMIEQLNQEYIVTARVKGLSWRQTVWRHAFRNAAVQIITIVGLSYAFLLEGAVLTETVFAWPGFGRYLTNALLAGDMNAVVACTLLIGCFFIVINLFSDLLYRIFDPRTR from the coding sequence ATGGCTTCATCATTTTCAAAAATTAATACGATATTATTACCAAAGCAGAAAAATTTGTATATATGGGCATTTTTTTTTAAAGTTTTTAAGCTTTTGATTTCGGTATTTATTACGTTAATTGGTTTAATAACAATTACTTTTTTTATTGGTCGTCTTCTTCCTTTAGATCCCGTTATTGCCATTCTTGGAGATAATATCAGTCAAGAATCTTATGATAAAATGTTTTATAAATTGGGTCTTGATCAGCCATTAATCATCCAATATTGGACTTATCTTCAACATATTTTTTTGTTTGATTTTGGAGATGCTTTAGTTTCAGGGCGGCCTATTTTAACAGATATTATGCATGTATTTCCTCCAACGCTTGAATTAGCAACAGTTGCTATTATTATTGGTACAAGCTTTGGTATTCCATTTGGTGTCATTGCAGCAATGTATCGTAATTCAGCCATTGATTATTTTTTGCGTTTTTTTACATTGTTTATTTATTCAACTCCGACTTTTTGGCTTGGATTAATAGCATTATTGGTATTCTACAATAAACTTGATTGGATTGGTGGTCCAGGACGTATTGATTTTATTTACGAATATTCTTTTGAAGCCAAGACAGGATTTTTTCTTTTAGATACTGCAATGCAAGGGAAATGGGAGGCTTTTGGTAACGCTTTCAGTCATATTATTATGCCTGCCTTAATCCTAGCCTTCGGTGCTATGGCCTATATTAGTCGTATGACTCGTGGATTTATGATTGAACAACTAAATCAGGAATATATTGTTACTGCACGTGTTAAGGGATTATCATGGCGACAAACAGTTTGGAGGCATGCTTTCCGCAACGCTGCTGTTCAGATTATTACTATTGTTGGACTTTCTTATGCTTTTTTATTAGAAGGTGCTGTGCTGACAGAGACAGTTTTTGCTTGGCCTGGATTTGGACGTTATTTAACTAATGCTCTTTTAGCAGGTGATATGAATGCGGTTGTAGCCTGTACATTGCTTATAGGGTGCTTCTTTATTGTTATTAATTTATTTTCTGATTTACTTTATAGAATCTTCGATCCAAGGACACGTTAA
- a CDS encoding ABC transporter permease, whose amino-acid sequence MTISHENELQPSFSLRRWVKRSIPQSVIQANIQKFYHSLIRFFHNISALFGFVIIFSIVLCAIFAPWIATHDIISNDLAHRLLPPSTLHYLGTDELGRDIFSRLIFGMRITLYIVFLTTIIVAPVGLIVGTTAGYIGGWVDTILMRIVDIFLAFPGLILALAFSAALGPGIENAAIAISIAAWPPIARLARAETLTIRSSDYVSAIRLQGASSCRIILFHITPMCIPSVIVRLTLNMSAIILMAAGLGFLGLGAQPPSPEWGVMLSTGREFMMTSWWLAAVPGCAILITSLAFNLLGDGLRDILDPRNG is encoded by the coding sequence ATGACAATATCGCACGAAAATGAATTACAACCATCGTTTTCTTTAAGACGCTGGGTAAAAAGGTCTATTCCACAATCAGTTATTCAGGCGAACATACAGAAATTTTACCATTCGTTGATTAGATTTTTTCATAATATTTCTGCTTTATTTGGTTTTGTCATTATTTTTTCTATTGTTTTATGTGCGATTTTTGCACCTTGGATTGCTACCCATGATATTATAAGTAATGATCTTGCTCATCGACTTCTTCCACCATCTACATTGCATTATTTGGGAACAGATGAGTTAGGGCGTGATATTTTTAGTCGATTAATTTTTGGTATGCGTATTACCCTTTATATTGTTTTTCTAACCACTATTATTGTGGCACCTGTAGGGCTCATTGTAGGAACGACAGCTGGATATATAGGAGGATGGGTTGATACTATTTTAATGCGTATTGTTGATATTTTTCTTGCTTTTCCAGGTTTGATTTTAGCACTTGCTTTTTCAGCTGCTTTAGGACCAGGTATTGAAAATGCTGCAATCGCGATTTCAATTGCAGCATGGCCACCAATTGCACGTTTAGCGCGTGCTGAAACTCTGACAATACGTTCATCTGATTACGTTTCTGCTATTCGTCTACAAGGGGCATCTTCTTGCCGAATTATTCTATTTCATATTACACCGATGTGTATTCCCTCGGTAATTGTACGATTAACATTGAATATGTCTGCTATTATTTTAATGGCTGCCGGTCTTGGTTTTTTGGGGTTAGGTGCCCAACCTCCGAGTCCTGAATGGGGGGTTATGCTTTCGACAGGTCGTGAATTTATGATGACAAGTTGGTGGTTGGCAGCGGTTCCCGGTTGTGCAATATTAATTACAAGCCTTGCTTTTAATCTTTTAGGCGATGGACTTCGTGATATATTGGATCCGCGCAATGGATAA